The Archangium primigenium genomic interval CTCCACGGGGATGAGCCCCTCGGCCCGGTCCACGCGCAGCGCCACGGCGCGCGCGCCCGCCTGGGCGATGATGAAGTGGTCCATGGGCGAGAGGCGGCGGGCCGGCAGCCGGAAGCGCCGGCGCATGTCGAGCACCGGGATGAGCTCCCCGCGCAGGTTGAACAGACCCTCCACGACGTCCGGGGCCTGGGGCAGGGGGGTGAGGCGCACGGCCCGCACCAGCTCGCGCACGTCCTCCACGGGCAACGCATAGCGTTGCGCTTCCAGCGTGAAGAGCAGGACCTCGCGGGGGCTCGGGGTGACCATCGGCCCGGCATCCTATGCACCCCCACGGGCGCCTGCCTACCGCGACGCGTCGCCCGGGCGCGCGGGCGGGGGGGCGCGCGGCAGCTTCACGGTGATGCGGGTGCCTTCCCCCTGGGCGGAGCGCACCGTGACGCTTCCCCCATGGGCCTGGACGAGGTGTTGAACGATGTACAATCCGAGCCCCACGCTGCGGTGGACGGTGTCCATGCCGGCGCTCCCGCGCTGCATGGGCTCGAAGAGCCGGTCCTGGACGTGGGGGGGGATGGGGTCGCCCTGGTTGTGGACCTCCAGGGTCACCTCGGGGCCCGTGTCGTCCAGGGCGAGGGTGATGGGGGTGGACGCGGGGCTGTAGCGCACGGCGTTGGACAGCAGGTTGCTGAGCACCTGGAAGAGCCGGTCGGGGTCCCACTGTCCGTGCGGATGGCCCCGCACGCGCAGCTCGAAGCGCCGCTCCGGGGCGCCCGCGCGCGCTTCCTCCAGGGCCTGGCGCACCAGGACCTCCAGGTCCATGGGCCGGGGATCGAGGGGGATGCCGGTGCCCAGGCGCGCCTGGGTGAAGTCGAGCAGGTCGCGCACCAGGCGGATGCAGCGCGAGACGCCCGTCTCGATGCGGCCCACCACCTCGCGCACCCGGGGCTCGAGCTCCATGCGGCGCAGCAGCTGGGTGGTGCCCAGGTGGATGATGCCCAGGGGGGCGCGCAGGTCGTGGGACACGATGCCGATGAGCTTCTGCTCGAAGTCCGCGCGCAGGCGCGCCTGCTCCTCCAGGCGCTTGTTCTCGGTGATGTCGCGCGCGGCCGCGTAGATGAGGCCCTGGGCGGGCAGGGGGCTGGTGGCC includes:
- a CDS encoding chemotaxis protein CheW, encoding MVTPSPREVLLFTLEAQRYALPVEDVRELVRAVRLTPLPQAPDVVEGLFNLRGELIPVLDMRRRFRLPARRLSPMDHFIIAQAGARAVALRVDRAEGLIPVEADLMDATPRHLPGVGYVAGALKLPDGLVLLHDLRTFLSAAEAMTLDAALVKEEASR
- a CDS encoding PAS domain-containing sensor histidine kinase — encoded protein: MNPPSGTPTGPPEVSEWRQNQWRLVEALSIGTWRWDLASGTVTRDATLMGLLGVSTGEQTARGVDLLEELHPSDREFVRATMHQAIPKGRYVVDYRVIRRDGQVRWLRDRGAVITDAQGQPTGLIGMVMDTTEDASNEERERFFRLAPDMFCVAGMDGYFRRVNAAFMRTLGWSEEELLGQPFFEFVHAEDRAATHGELGRLTRGESTLRFENRYRCKDGGYRWLAWATSPLPAQGLIYAAARDITENKRLEEQARLRADFEQKLIGIVSHDLRAPLGIIHLGTTQLLRRMELEPRVREVVGRIETGVSRCIRLVRDLLDFTQARLGTGIPLDPRPMDLEVLVRQALEEARAGAPERRFELRVRGHPHGQWDPDRLFQVLSNLLSNAVRYSPASTPITLALDDTGPEVTLEVHNQGDPIPPHVQDRLFEPMQRGSAGMDTVHRSVGLGLYIVQHLVQAHGGSVTVRSAQGEGTRITVKLPRAPPPARPGDASR